One window of the Sparus aurata chromosome 7, fSpaAur1.1, whole genome shotgun sequence genome contains the following:
- the fam50a gene encoding protein FAM50A, translating to MAQYKGAASEAGRAMQLMKKREKEREHLEQLKQKIAEDNMVKSNIDKKFSAHYDAVEAELKSSTVGLVTLNDMKAKQEALVKEREKQLAKKEQSKELQLKLEKQKEKKRKEEQKRKIASLSFNPEDEEEEEEENEEEEQDYSPVRKKKLGKNPDVDTSFLPDRDREEEENRLREELRQEWELKQEKIKSEEIEITFSYWDGSGHRKTVKMKKGNTIQNFLQRALEVLRKDFSELRSAGVEQLMYIKEDLIIPHHHSFYDFIVTKARGKSGPLFSFDVHDDIRLVNDATVEKDESHAGKVVLRSWYEKNKHIFPASRWEPYDPEKKWDKYTIR from the exons atGGCGCAGTACAAAGGAGCTGCCAGTGAGGCTGGGAGAGCCATGCAGCTGATGAAAAAGcgagaaaaggagagagagcaTCTTGAACAACTTAAGCAGAAGATTGCAGAG GACAACATGGTCAAGTCCAACATCGATAAAAAATTCTCAGCTCATTACGATGCTGtagaggcagagctgaagtccAGCACAGTCG GTCTGGTGACACTGAATGATATGAAGGCCAAACAGGAGGCACTGgtgaaggaaagagagaaacagctgGCCAAGAAGGAGCAGTCCAAGGAGCTCCAGCT caaGTTAGAGaagcagaaagagaagaagagaaaggaagaacagaagaggaaaatAGCCAGTTTATCATTTAACCctgaagacgaagaagaagaggaggaggaaaatgaagaggaagagcaggacT ACTCTCCAGTCAGGAAGAAGAAACTGGGGAAAAATCCAGACGTGGACACAAGTTTCCTTCCAGATCGAGACAGAGAG gaggaggagaatcgTCTCAGAGAGGAGCTGAGGCAGGAATGGGAGCTCAAACAGGAGAAGATCAAGA GTGAGGAGATTGAGATTACTTTCAGCTACTGGGACGGCTCTGGACATCGTAAGACTGTCAAG ATGAAGAAGGGCAACACCATCCAGAACTTTCTGCAGAGGGCCCTGGAGGTCCTCAGAAAGGACTTCAGTGAGCTCAG GTCTGCTGGAGTTGAGCAGCTGATGTACATCAAAGAGGATCTGATAATCCCACAT CATCACAGTTTTTATGACTTCATTGTGACCAAAGCAAGAGGCAAATCTG GTCCTCTTTTCAGCTTTGATGTCCACGACGATATTCGACTGGTGAACGATGccactgtggagaaagatgag TCTCATGCAGGTAAAGTGGTGTTGAGGAGCTGGTACGAGAAGAACAAACACATCTTCCCTGCAAGTCGCTGGGAGCCGTACGATCCTGAGAAGAAATGGGACAAATACACG
- the cav4b gene encoding caveolin-2 has product MMMMVSDDCLVECKIDDDSDEDVGGEEQINTPPPPPEFASKAPTPAPKPPTPPPAPATPTPTPTPTPTPTPTPTCPVNRDPYGINQHLKVEVSDVLAEPIAPRSIDQVWLYSVVGFERTRILTYRCLSLLFAVPFALLCGIFLAILACLHVWFVVPCIQLSNTFLPCLRSLWICALNVFISPFCMSLALCCSQIAISLSNKDWHPMRDKEAV; this is encoded by the exons atgatgatgatggtgagcGACGACTGCCTGGTGGAGTGTAAGATTGATGACGACAGTGATGAGGACGTTGGAGGAGAAGAGCAGATAAacactcctccacctcctcccgaGTTTGCGTCCAAAGCCCCGACTCCAGCACCCAAACCTCCGACACCTCCTCCAGCCCCTGCTACACCCACGCCCACGCCCACgcccacacccacacccacgcCCACACCAACCTGTCCTGTCAACAGGGACCCTTATGGTATCAACCAGCACCTAAAG GTGGAGGTTAGTGATGTGCTGGCAGAGCCAATAGCACCTCGCAGCATAGACCAAGTGTGGCTGTACAGTGTGGTTGGTTTCGAGCGGACTCGCATCTTGACGTACCGCTGCCTCTCCTTACTGTTCGCCGTCCCCTTCGCTCTCCTTTGTGGTATTTTCCTGGCCATCCTTGCCTGTCTGCACGTCTG GTTTGTGGTGCCTTGCATACAGCTGAGCAACACCTTCCTTCCATGTCTGCGCTCCCTGTGGATTTGTGCGTTGAATGTCTTCATCTCTCCCTTCTGtatgtctctcgctctctgctgcagtcaaATTGCCATTTCACTATCGAACAAGGACTGGCATCCAATGAGAGACAAAGAGGCCGTATGA